The Rhabdothermincola sediminis genome window below encodes:
- a CDS encoding malate dehydrogenase, with protein sequence MNDPVRVAVTGAAGQIGYSLLFRIASGQMLGPDQPVILQLLDITPAMDALRGVVMELEDCAFPLLESINQTDEPAEAFSGADYALLVGARPRSKGMERKDLLEANGAIFTVQGKALNDHASKDVRVLVVGNPANTNCLIAMNNAPDLPRRHFTAMTRLDHNRAVAQIAKRAGRSVRSVKKVSIWGNHSATQYPHLFAAEIDGVNAHQVIDDLAWVQDDFIPTVQQRGAAIIEARGLSSAASAANAALDHMRDWVLGTPNGDWVSMAVASDGSYGVPEGLICSFPVTTSAGEWEIVQGLEFDDFARQRFDASVAELIEERDTVVELGLI encoded by the coding sequence GTGAACGACCCCGTGCGCGTTGCCGTCACCGGAGCTGCTGGCCAGATCGGCTACAGCCTCCTGTTCCGCATCGCGAGCGGCCAGATGCTCGGCCCGGATCAGCCGGTGATCCTCCAGCTCCTCGACATCACGCCAGCCATGGACGCCTTGCGGGGCGTGGTGATGGAGCTGGAGGACTGCGCCTTCCCCCTCCTCGAGTCGATCAACCAGACCGACGAGCCGGCAGAGGCGTTCAGCGGTGCCGACTATGCGCTGCTGGTCGGTGCCCGACCGCGTTCGAAGGGCATGGAGCGCAAAGACCTCCTCGAGGCCAACGGGGCGATCTTCACCGTCCAGGGCAAGGCCCTCAACGACCATGCCTCCAAGGACGTGCGGGTCCTGGTGGTGGGGAACCCGGCGAACACGAACTGCCTGATCGCCATGAACAACGCACCCGACCTGCCGCGGCGCCACTTCACCGCCATGACCCGCCTCGACCACAACCGGGCGGTGGCGCAGATCGCCAAGCGGGCGGGCCGCTCGGTCCGGTCGGTGAAGAAGGTGTCGATCTGGGGGAACCACTCCGCCACCCAGTACCCGCACCTGTTCGCTGCGGAGATCGACGGTGTGAACGCACACCAGGTCATCGATGACCTGGCGTGGGTGCAGGACGACTTCATCCCCACGGTGCAGCAGCGGGGCGCAGCGATCATCGAGGCCCGGGGGTTGTCGAGCGCCGCCTCGGCCGCGAACGCCGCTCTCGATCACATGCGCGACTGGGTGCTGGGCACCCCGAACGGTGATTGGGTCAGCATGGCCGTGGCCTCCGACGGCAGCTACGGGGTGCCCGAGGGGCTGATCTGCTCGTTCCCGGTCACCACCTCCGCCGGCGAGTGGGAGATCGTGCAGGGTCTCGAGTTCGACGACTTCGCCCGCCAGCGGTTCGACGCCAGTGTCGCCGAGCTGATCGAGGAGCGCGACACGGTGGTCGAGCTCGGTCTCATCTGA
- a CDS encoding DNA-formamidopyrimidine glycosylase family protein: MPELPELQAHAERLTAAVGGRVLERFQAMSFTALKTVTPPPEVALGHLLVAVRRRGKYLLLDVQAATFVVHLMQGGRLRPDEKLAARPRGALARWLFADGSGLLLTEAGRERRAGIWVIEGDPLVDEPLADLGPEADAVPRDELERRLRGVSMRVHGFLRDQRCIAGIGRRLANEICHRAGLSPFANTANLDSDEIDRLHVAIRRCIGESLAYERDRDDMSHSKERLGAVHHREGQPCPVCSDTIRSVSYSTYTVNYCPACQTAGKVLADNTTSKFLK; the protein is encoded by the coding sequence TTGCCCGAGCTACCAGAGCTGCAAGCGCATGCCGAACGCCTGACGGCCGCCGTCGGCGGTCGGGTCCTCGAGCGGTTCCAGGCCATGTCGTTCACCGCGCTCAAGACCGTCACCCCGCCGCCAGAGGTGGCCCTCGGTCACCTGCTCGTCGCGGTCAGGCGGCGTGGCAAGTACCTGCTGCTCGACGTGCAGGCTGCGACGTTCGTCGTACACCTCATGCAGGGCGGGCGCCTTCGTCCCGACGAGAAGCTCGCCGCGAGGCCGCGAGGCGCGCTGGCCCGCTGGCTGTTCGCTGACGGCAGCGGGCTGCTGCTCACCGAGGCGGGAAGGGAGAGACGAGCAGGCATCTGGGTGATCGAGGGCGACCCGCTCGTTGACGAGCCCCTCGCCGACCTGGGACCCGAGGCGGACGCCGTACCGCGCGACGAGCTCGAACGCCGGCTGCGCGGTGTCTCCATGCGCGTCCACGGCTTCCTGCGCGACCAGCGGTGCATCGCCGGGATCGGCCGCCGGCTGGCCAACGAGATCTGCCACCGGGCAGGCCTGTCGCCGTTCGCCAACACCGCGAACCTCGACTCGGACGAGATCGATCGGCTCCACGTGGCGATCCGCCGGTGCATCGGGGAGTCGCTGGCCTACGAACGTGATCGTGACGACATGAGCCACTCGAAGGAGCGGCTGGGCGCGGTCCACCATCGTGAGGGCCAGCCGTGCCCGGTGTGCAGCGACACCATCCGCTCGGTGTCCTACTCGACCTACACGGTCAACTACTGCCCCGCCTGCCAGACCGCGGGCAAGGTCCTGGCCGACAACACCACCAGCAAGTTCCTCAAGTAG
- a CDS encoding SCP2 sterol-binding domain-containing protein, whose protein sequence is MLRFLSDEWLAALERAAEAATDAVDPDLDMVIQQVVTDDEGTEVAYHLVLRGGRVRAHRGRASAPTVTFITDRDTAARISQGIQSAQAAFMTGGLRIGGDIRALASQQAAVAGVQDLFGALRAETSY, encoded by the coding sequence GTGCTGCGCTTCCTGTCCGACGAGTGGCTCGCCGCGCTCGAGCGCGCCGCGGAGGCGGCCACCGACGCGGTCGATCCGGACCTCGACATGGTCATCCAGCAGGTGGTGACCGACGACGAAGGGACGGAGGTCGCTTACCACCTCGTCCTGCGTGGCGGGCGGGTTCGGGCGCACCGCGGGCGTGCCAGCGCACCGACGGTGACGTTCATCACCGATCGCGACACTGCTGCCCGGATCAGCCAGGGGATCCAGAGCGCGCAGGCCGCATTCATGACCGGGGGCTTGCGCATCGGTGGCGACATCCGAGCGCTCGCGTCGCAGCAGGCTGCCGTCGCCGGCGTCCAAGACCTCTTCGGGGCGCTCCGAGCCGAGACGAGCTACTGA
- a CDS encoding PEP-utilizing enzyme: MQEVARGVKVFDAPAVSGRWQPMTGPDDVLDLMDSGAEDVIALVRDAGATFLSPIFHELAGVVCTGGTPRSHIGIVSREFHVPCIMGATFVGREPEPGSMVELDCSGTEGVLRG, translated from the coding sequence ATGCAGGAGGTCGCCCGGGGCGTGAAGGTCTTCGACGCCCCGGCGGTCTCGGGACGCTGGCAGCCGATGACTGGCCCGGACGACGTGCTCGATCTGATGGACTCCGGCGCCGAGGACGTGATCGCGCTGGTGCGCGACGCGGGCGCCACCTTCCTGTCACCGATCTTCCACGAGCTCGCCGGCGTGGTCTGCACCGGAGGCACCCCGCGCAGCCACATCGGGATCGTGAGCCGGGAGTTCCACGTACCGTGCATCATGGGCGCCACCTTCGTGGGTCGGGAACCCGAACCGGGCAGCATGGTGGAGCTCGACTGCAGTGGCACCGAAGGCGTCCTCCGTGGCTGA